One genomic region from Pyxicephalus adspersus chromosome 1, UCB_Pads_2.0, whole genome shotgun sequence encodes:
- the RASSF5 gene encoding ras association domain-containing protein 5 isoform X1 codes for MMVSGSMSSGYCSLEEDIEDYFFTAKENLSRKNAKDQYVQPEEKKPDIQQLRQKIETFNNMVQNGLVMKMAEDGTYTGFIKVHLQLNRPVTVSDTSQEPPIFTKQEALSNKAKEKLTSLKVPLDAVKQLHISSITTVTEVIRGLLQKFQVVDDPLKFALFRKMQRDGQVLFQKLALTEHPLHVRLLAGPDSDVLSFILKENEIAEVQWDAFTVPELQNFLLILEKEEREKVQHVQKKYVDFRRHLQEVLHDTKKN; via the exons ATGATGGTCAGTGGAAGTATGAGCAGTGGCTACTGTAGCCTGGAGGAGGACATTGAGGATTACTTCTTTACAGCCAAGGAGAATTTGTCCAGGAAAAATGCTAAG GACCAGTATGTACAACCAGAGGAAAAAAAGCCGGACATACAGCAGCTGAGACAGAAAATCGAAACCTTCAACAATATGGTTCAAAATGGCCTTGTAATGAAAATG GCAGAGGATGGAACGTACACTGGATTCATTAAAGTGCATCTGCAACTTAATCGGCCAGTCACAGTATCGGACACCTCCCAGGAACCACCAATTTTCACCAAACAAGAAGCATTATctaataaagcaaaagaaaaattgaCCTCCCTCAAGGTGCCACTGGATGCAGTGAAGCAGTTACACATTAGTAGTATCACAACAGTCACCGAGGTCATCCGTGGTCTTTTACAAAAATTTCAAGTGGTGGATGATCCTTTGAAATTTGCACTTTTTAGGAAAATGCAGAGAGATGGACAAG ttctCTTTCAGAAGCTAGCACTGACAGAACATCCACTTCATGTCCGACTTCTAGCTGGTCCAGACTCTGATGTACTGAGTTTTATACTAAAGGAGAATGAAATAGCAGAGGTACAG TGGGATGCTTTCACAGTACCGGAACTACAAAATTTCTTGCTTATTTTGGAAAAAGAGGAACGGGAGAAAGTACAACATGTCCAAAAGAAATATGTAGACTTTCGTCGGCATCTGCAAGAAGTTCTTCATGATACTAAAAAGAACTAA
- the RASSF5 gene encoding ras association domain-containing protein 5 isoform X2, with translation MMVSGSMSSGYCSLEEDIEDYFFTAKENLSRKNAKDQYVQPEEKKPDIQQLRQKIETFNNMVQNGLVMKMAEDGTYTGFIKVHLQLNRPVTVSDTSQEPPIFTKQEALSNKAKEKLTSLKVPLDAVKQLHISSITTVTEVIRGLLQKFQVVDDPLKFALFRKMQRDGQVLFQKLALTEHPLHVRLLAGPDSDVLSFILKENEIAEWDAFTVPELQNFLLILEKEEREKVQHVQKKYVDFRRHLQEVLHDTKKN, from the exons ATGATGGTCAGTGGAAGTATGAGCAGTGGCTACTGTAGCCTGGAGGAGGACATTGAGGATTACTTCTTTACAGCCAAGGAGAATTTGTCCAGGAAAAATGCTAAG GACCAGTATGTACAACCAGAGGAAAAAAAGCCGGACATACAGCAGCTGAGACAGAAAATCGAAACCTTCAACAATATGGTTCAAAATGGCCTTGTAATGAAAATG GCAGAGGATGGAACGTACACTGGATTCATTAAAGTGCATCTGCAACTTAATCGGCCAGTCACAGTATCGGACACCTCCCAGGAACCACCAATTTTCACCAAACAAGAAGCATTATctaataaagcaaaagaaaaattgaCCTCCCTCAAGGTGCCACTGGATGCAGTGAAGCAGTTACACATTAGTAGTATCACAACAGTCACCGAGGTCATCCGTGGTCTTTTACAAAAATTTCAAGTGGTGGATGATCCTTTGAAATTTGCACTTTTTAGGAAAATGCAGAGAGATGGACAAG ttctCTTTCAGAAGCTAGCACTGACAGAACATCCACTTCATGTCCGACTTCTAGCTGGTCCAGACTCTGATGTACTGAGTTTTATACTAAAGGAGAATGAAATAGCAGAG TGGGATGCTTTCACAGTACCGGAACTACAAAATTTCTTGCTTATTTTGGAAAAAGAGGAACGGGAGAAAGTACAACATGTCCAAAAGAAATATGTAGACTTTCGTCGGCATCTGCAAGAAGTTCTTCATGATACTAAAAAGAACTAA